A genomic segment from Coccinella septempunctata chromosome 3, icCocSept1.1, whole genome shotgun sequence encodes:
- the LOC123310091 gene encoding uncharacterized protein LOC123310091, translating to MLMFHLTILSTILQYVYLLPVDTNKHDKKRSLDIILKPFDVEYKPIDVPSDIPVSFQETIQFWNSLSEGPSNQGIVLGKPFTDEFENGQFASVWNDPGEYPDPYLLRGLAAKRAALILYSKELFFSDFPHERALSNNQEMRRLNGLPGNKLGSLRPNSFFSRGHHNG from the exons ttaatgtttcatttgaccATTCTATCAACAATTCTACAGTATGTATATTTGCTGCCGGTTGACACGAATAAACATGATAAAAAGAGATCTCTGGACATTATCTTGAAGCCTTTCGATGTCGAATACAAGCCAATCGACGTTCCATCTGATATTCCCGTATCATTCCAAGAAACGATACAATTCTGGAATTCATTGTCTGAGGGCCCTTCCAATCAAGGAATTGTGCTAGGGAAACCATTCACCGATGAATTCGAAAATGGACAATTCGCATCCGTTTGGAATGATCCTGGAG AGTACCCTGATCCCTATCTTCTGAGGGGTCTAGCTGCAAAGAGAGCTGCACTCATTTTATACAGTAAGGAGCTGTTTTTCAGCGATTTTCCCCATGAGAGGGCTCTTTCGAACAACCAAGAGATGAGAAGACTCAACGGACTACCAGGAAACAAACTGGGGTCTCTACGACCAAATTCCTTCTTTTCTAGAGGACATCATAATGGTTGA